One genomic region from Candida albicans SC5314 chromosome 6, complete sequence encodes:
- a CDS encoding uncharacterized protein (Has domain(s) with predicted ion channel activity, voltage-gated chloride channel activity, role in chloride transport, transmembrane transport and membrane localization): protein MSGLDRGANTATTTTTSSSSTTSSSSYSITYSTNEIPILTYSNNNNNNSPHIHQSSEVHETSHHSQYEENTFIDWSKESIIISRNPSVFLTNKWIILIFSAIILGYFTSAIDLIQVSLNDFKKGICFSSKDSWTLLNPYMTCPVEDWYNWDQIFFTIRNPIVKFIINFPIYLILALAFGIIAGYLTYNRAYMIRQSGIPEIKLIISGFNLKIDQYLGFKTLLSKSIALIFVVSSGLWLGKEGPLVHISCCVFNIIYEIISKYYSNQNEAIRRELLTAATATGISVAFNSPIGGVLFVLESMPSYFIPTRIMWNSFVSATVATIILTGFKIFTDGRNFNEQVLFQVNFGNFSWLFVEIIPFIMLGIMGGVYGHYFIKFNGKFSNIKIRSLIRHRLCNLLKVDYKYGSILEILLIVLITTIINFPFEISKLPLNALLNLLFKSCTKDNDNSNLSTSKDFICQDSNGVALFKLLYIMIEGFWLTCYTFGLDLPGGILMPSLVMGAMTGRFLGIITQAIQSKFNWESLATCTADSCLVSPSSYAVIGAASFMTGVTKLTMSVVVIMFEMTGAVTYVLPIMGGVMTSKFVSDWLTPNNIYDTWLQNNFNQSSDGVEGVTTNNHLNSNFYDNGNQLINQGKGTGLISFQNLTSTIKSKLPNINIASSMIPLLDVKCLCLLPDQEQEQFTLNSLNSFINNDCHEGYPMIINYNNPIIVGYIPKSQLLNQLFLSLSNREIDSNSPISFQINHGVDIPERVEQLLSQRKQPQVVSINVHPIQSTLIINEKTPILLIIEMFEKLHLNSLIIVSNQDETSMTGFIDRFILNDLIIDKFEKLVDKLNDYQVIQQFDIEENAGRVEMTEFDYDNDEDDDMTRIDRKSIELIT, encoded by the coding sequence ATGAGTGGCCTTGATAGAGGTGCAAATACggctactactactactacttcttcttcctccacaacatcgtcatcatcttATAGTATAACCTATTCAACTAATGAAATACCGATATTAACATattccaataataataacaacaacagtcCTCATATTCATCAATCTTCAGAAGTTCATGAAACTTCCCATCATTCTCAATACGAAGAAAATACATTTATTGATTGGTCAAAGGaatcaattataatttcaaGAAATCCATCTGTTTTTCTAACCAATAAATGGatcattttgattttttctgCCATTATATTGGGTTATTTCACATCAGCCattgatttgattcaaGTATCACtaaatgattttaaaaagGGGATATGTTTTAGTTCTAAAGATTCTTGGACTTTATTAAATCCTTATATGACTTGCCCTGTCGAGGATTGGTACAATTGggatcaaatatttttcaccaTACGCAATCCAATTgttaaatttataattaatttcccaatttatttaattttggcCCTTGCGTTTGGTATAATAGCTGGATATTTAACGTATAATCGAGCATATATGATTCGTCAATCGGGTATACCAGAAATTAAACTAATTATATCTGgatttaatttgaaaattgatcaatattTGGGATTTAAAACTTTACTTCTGAAAAGTATTGCCttaatatttgttgttaGTTCCGGATTATGGTTAGGTAAAGAAGGCCCTTTGGTTCATATTTCATGTTgtgttttcaatatcatttatGAAATCATTTCTAAGTATTATAGTAATCAAAATGAAGCAATTCGAAGAGAATTATTAACTGCTGCTACTGCGACCGGTATATCAGTGGCATTCAATTCCCCTATTGGTGGagtattatttgttttagaAAGTATGCCTAGTTATTTCATCCCCACAAGGATCATGTGGAATTCATTTGTTTCCGCCACAGTAGCTACAATTATCTTGACTGgatttaaaatatttactGATGGAAGAAATTTTAATGAACAAGTTTTATTTCAAGTCAATTTTGGTAATTTTAGTTGgttatttgttgaaatcaTTCCATTTATAATGCTAGGGATAATGGGTGGGGTTTATGGTcattattttattaaatttaatggGAAATTTTCTAATATTAAAATCAGAAGCTTGATTCGACACCGATTAtgtaatttattgaaagttgattataaatatggctcaattttggaaatcttattgattgttttaatcacaacaattataaatttcccatttgaaatatcaaaacTACCTTTAAATgcattattgaatttattatttaaaagCTGCACCAAAGATAACGATAACTCAAATTTGTCAACAAGTAAAGATTTCATTTGTCAAGATTCCAATGGAGTAGCATTATTTAAGCTATTATATATTATGATAGAAGGATTTTGGTTAACTTGTTATACTTTTGGATTGGATTTACCTGGGGGGATTTTAATGCCAAGCTTAGTAATGGGTGCCATGACTGGTAGATTTTTAGGAATAATCACTCAAGCTATACAACTGAAATTTAATTGGGAAAGTTTGGCAACTTGTACTGCTGATTCATGTCTTGTGTCACCAAGTTCATATGCTGTCATTGGTGCTGCATCCTTCATGACTGGAGTCACCAAATTGACAATGTCAGTGGTAGTAATAATGTTTGAAATGACTGGTGCAGTGACATATGTATTACCAATTATGGGTGGAGTAATGACATCGAAATTTGTTAGTGATTGGTTGAcaccaaataatatttatgATACTTGGCTccaaaataatttcaacCAATCGAGTGATGGTGTAGAAGGTGTTACTACCAATAACCACCTTAACAGCAATTTTTATGACAATGGaaaccaattgattaatcaaGGTAAGGGGACTGGattgatttcatttcaGAATTTAACTAGTACAATAAAATCGAAATTACccaatattaatattgcTTCATCAATGATCCCCTTATTAGATGTTAAATGTTTGTGTTTATTACCTGATCAAGAACAGGAACAGTTTACCTTGAACTCGTTAAActcatttattaataacGATTGTCATGAAGGTTATCCAatgattattaattataataacCCAATTATAGTAGGATATATTCCTAAATCACAATtgttaaatcaattatttttatcattatcaaatcgagaaattgattcaaattcaccaatttcatttcaaatCAACCACGGTGTTGATATTCCTGAACGAGTTGAACAATTATTATCGCAAAGAAAACAACCACAAGTTGTTCTGATTAATGTGCATCCAATACAATCCACATTgataattaatgaaaaaaccccaattttattaattattgaaatgtttgaaaaattgcATCTAAATAGTTTGATTATTGTTAGTAATCAAGACGAGACTTCAATGACGGGATTCATCGATCGATTTatattaaatgatttaataattgataaattcgaaaaattagttgataaattgaatgattatcaagtaattcaacaatttgatatAGAGGAAAATGCTGGAAGAGTGGAGATGactgaatttgattatgataatgatgaagatgatgatatgacaagaattgataggaaatcaattgaattgattacA